TGCagtaggaaaaaagcaaaatggaaaaaattaaaacaaacagcagcataattttaaaatagtcaCAGAGGTGTAGACAGGAGCCACAAGAGAAATACTGATTTAAGTCAGCAGTTTGCAGCCTGTAGCTTGCAGATCTCTCTACTCTGGGACCTCCTCTGTCTGAGGGGTCTGTGAGAGGGCATTAGGGGAAACATGCACATGCATGCTTGAATAAGCAGAATGGTGCTAAACTCAGGAGAAAATATCTGGAAGAGTGAAGGATGAGGCAAAAGTGGCTATTGCATGTCTTGGGAGAGCCAGTGTTGCATGCTGCAGAAACACACCAGCCAGCATTGTGCTTACGcttcagcactgctgagctgGAGCTTGTGAGCCTGGGTCTAAGAAGCAGTGATGCTGGTTTAAGGGCTTTTTAGCGGGGAGGTCATGCTGTGCAAATGAAGCTGTTCTGTCTGGGGATCTGAGATGCTGTACCCATGTAGTGCTCTATCACTCTGTGTGATCTTCCCTCGTCTTTTTGAAAATAGTCTAGGGTTGTCTGCTTTCTGCATTATTGTATGGTACAAATAAGAAGTTTGGAGGGGTCACCATCTTGATGACATacacttggggaaaaaaagtgcaaacAATGTAGTCTTTACAGATGCACTGAGATGAGGCATTCAAGGTAATAGGTTTCTTCCTACTTCAGGCCTTCAAACCAACAAGGCTGTTTTATAACTAATGTCACTTTTGGGGTGAGTTACACAAGATGTCTGTCATATGTGATATCAGAAGATGTTCCCCTCTCCTTGAGTTAGCCCCCCTTgaacattttatttccctttcagaaTAGAAGAAATCTCTACAAGCACCTATTTTTGACAAATTTAATGTAACTCATGTTGACATCCTCTCTTGTTGCTGTCAAACTGTCTTTTGTGAAACTGAATTAAGGCTTTATAGGGAATTGAATAGCTtcctgggaagaaggaaaagaaggaatctCCCAGTATTTCAAATATGTGATAGAATACACACTGGGTTCTGTCTGTAGTCAGGTTTTCATCTGTATCCTCATAGgagttgaaataaaaatttcaaagaGTTTTTAACGTAAGTTCCGAACTGACATATTGTTTTGGTGCTAAGAAATGAATTGTTACTTTAAATGTCTCTGAAACAAGTCTCTAGTGACACTTCCAAAAGATTTTCCGTGACACAGCCTGCTTCTAAATGTGTTTCGTAAGACTTACAGCTGAATTGCTGCTGATGCATAGGAACATGAGATTTCATTTCTTAAATGTCTTGTTCCACATGAGTCTTCAGATTGAACACGCTTCTATGTGTTCTAAAAGTTCTACATTAGGACTAAAAAGATTGTTGGCTTTTTATAACATGCCGAGTGGCAGATTCTTTATTAAAGGTCAGAGATCCTGAAGCTGCCATGTCTATGAGGGAAAGTTTGGttcctttttaaaatagcatCCTTTGCATAAACTCTTGGTAGAAGCAACTCTGCAGGAGATCAGAGCTGTGTGTTAGGAGGCAGTGGCAGAGCCCAGCTGCAGGATAATGCTCTGCAAGTGAAGCGGTGCTGTAGCTAGTGCTAGTGAGGGTTGGGTTTGTGCACAGAGCTCTGTAGGGCAGGTTCCTCCGAGTCTTGCTCAGACTTCAAATTAATCAATTGGAGCATAAAATTCCCTTGGAAGACAAATGGAGAACAAAAAGCGTTCGGGGGAAATTGTAAAAGGTACCACACAGGCAAATAGAAACTTCTGAGTGTGTTTGTTTTACCTGGCTGTTTGTAATAAATAGTATAACTCTTCATTGGGATCTGTGGCTCAAATGAATGTGAATATAGTATCCCATCATGCTATGTTCACGTTGTCATGCCTCTGTAGGCAACATTCTGTAAAATGAACTGTTCATCCCATTTCTTTATGCTTTGAGCTTAAGAATTACTGAGTTAATGGGAGAAATTTGAAGGTAAAAGTTGAGTGTGGGAGACAAACAGCAAGACATTTTCCAGGTTTGTGTCAGAGCACTAGTTCTTGCCAGATGTCTGTAAGTAAATTCTGAATTCTTCCCTCCGCATATCAAAATATTGACCACAGAATGAAAAGCTCTTAGTAAAAGGCGACTTTCATCAAgcgtttatttaaaataatgccTTGCTTGTGGTGGAAATGGGTGTTTGGTGTCTTGCAGTACCATTATGATGCTCGCTTTAAACACTTACTAGTTTTCCTTTGTAAGGATCCATAAAACTTGTTTGGAGGATTGGTGCCAACCTgtattctgtttgttttcttgaaataaattttatctGAATTCAGGATGGTTGTagactgcttttatttttgaggtAAGCAAAAGTATGGGAGAgctgatgtatttttttaaaagcttaataGTGactatttaaaacattttgataCCATTCTGACTTGACTGAAATAGGAGAGGTTACTCAGTAGGGTTAATTCTGAATGACCGCATGATCAGATCTTACATtcttaagatttatttttattatggcTATAACTGATGAGGAGTGAATATAGTGAAGTATAGAACGCAACAAATCCTTCCCCGAAGTTTTTTAGGATCTCTGGAACtgtgaaatgtgttttctaATGTATAAGAAAGTTTTCTGTGAGACAGtggaaaataaagtaatttcctttttttcaggaaaacaacaacagaaatccCTTATTTTATTCTACTaccctttctctgtgttttttcttccGCAAGAAATGTGTATTGTTCTTGTAAGAGGTGTGAATACTGAGACAGCATCTTAAACAAATGGGGGGGGTGATATTTAGCAGCTACCAGTGTTGGTATCTTTGGAAACCAAACTAGCAATATAGAAGACTAGGGAGGCATCTAACTTTGCAAATGCTTGGGAAACATGGTGTTTATACATAACTCTTCTGATGCTTCTATAATGTAGTATACCTGGCTGATAAACCCTATTTTGAGATTTTGCTGTAGCTTTCATCAGGAATTATAATGAATTTAACCTCAATACAAGCTTAACTTTCAAGTTCTCACAATAAGTTCCCATATTCAGATATTTTGGCATTAGGCTAAATATAGCTGGCAATGTAAAACATGCACATGAACAAGTGTTTATATCTCTGTTTTAGTGTTTATAGATACCAATAATTTCACTTTTAGTTTGCTTATACTCTTTGCATGTCCAAATTTTGCACAAGGAGGGAGTTTActtgtaattttaaataatattaagttccctcttcaaaataaaattaatattgaaGTGAGAATCTGGGCCTCTAAAACCTTGACAGAAAAGAGATACTATTTTAGATTGGTAAATCCACtccatttttatattcttctgTACCTATTGAGAGAATACATACTCAAAATCCATACAGACAATAATAGAAGTTTGTGTTAACCTTTATTGTCGCACCAGCTATTTAGATAGTCTGTCTTGTGCTGATAATGATGATCTGATTACAGGCAGATGCAACGGAAGCCAGAAGGACCCGCTGTCACTTATGCAACATATCGAGGTTCTGCAAGGATTAGGCAGCTACTGAAGAGTCAATCAGAAATGGCCgtaaaaggagaagaaaggactGAGAACAGAAATGCTTTAATGGTcaaagaaaatggggaaatccAAACAACCCTCTCTCCAAAATCAGGATGCTTAAAAGAGAATGGAGAAAATGAGGATAAAGATCACAAAGATGGTCTCATAGTAGattcttctgcatttaaaatggaaacaacaAAGTCTGGGAAAGCTCACCATTGCTTGAGTAGCAGTAAAGGCAAAATAACTGCCAAAGCCACAATTTTATCTACTGAATCGTCTCATGAGATAGATTTAAAACATACACTTGCTTTAGCTGCAACAAAATTTAAAAGGACTTGTTCGCTAGATTCATTTTTGTCATCTAGTAGTAGAAACGGTGAGATCCTAACCAATTCTGCTTCTCAGATTACCAGCTCCCTTAAAGTGAGTTCTGcaaatggtttggttggaaaagaagtTGAACTGCTGGGAGAAGCAGAAGCTATGTTTCAGGCAGACAAAAATGCCATTTCTAATTTTGATAAAGATAAGCATTGTAGTATAGCACCTAGGAAGGAGTCCACCAAAGTAACACAAGATGATTGTTTGCATTCACCCAAATCACACAATAAGGCAGCTAATGAAGAACTGCAAGTGAGTAAGGGAGACTATTGCTGTAATCATCAAATGCAATGTCACTTGGAGCTGACATCAGATGTCCAGATGCTTCATTCCATTACTACTATATTTCAGGAGCAAGCAGATCAGCATACAGGTAGTGCAAATAAAGACAGTGACCCAAGGAAAATGGTGGCAGCTGTAGAAATAGAGCAAAATCCACAAAATTTTCTTGCTACTGCTCTTTTACCTTCTGATGAACAAACACTCCCTTTGCTTAGCATGGAGTcaacaggagaaaaatgcatAACTGCAGGTACTCTCACTGCTTCAATGTCAtctattaaaaattatgaagataCAGTCATGGGCAGCTGGTCTTGTGATGAAGAACTGAGTAAGTTAGGGAAACCAATGCACATACAAAATGATGACCAGTTAGTCCTTGTGGAGAATTGTAAGGATACTGTCACACCACAGGCTGGTTTACCTTGTCTAGAAACAGAGGGCATGGAAACAATGAAAGTTATATCTCAGGTTGCAGTGGGAAACCTTGCCAATGTATCGTCATGCATACATGGATGTGAGAGTGTGAAATCTAACTTGAATGAGCTGACAGCACCTATCTCTGTTACCTCTGAGTCTTCTTTTGAAACTGGAGGCTGTTGCTTGGTTTCTCTTCATCCTAgttgcaaaactgaaaaaagtatAGGGGGAAGAGAACTCAGTTTAAAAGATGCAAGAGATACTGTTTCTTGTCCTGATCTTGAATGTGAGAAGAGCAAATCCTTTGAGCCTGTAGAGTTGAGTCTTTCGGAAAGCTCAGTGCCTGTCCACAACTGTGGTTCTGTTTCCCTTGAAACTGTTCAAGACATTTCTGCCAAGGCATTAGTTATACTTGCAGAAGATAACACAGCAAAGCCTGCTGTTCACCCTTTAATCAGCATTGGCAGGACAGATGATCATACTCCTCCTGCTTCTAAAATAAACAAGGCTGGTATGACTGAGGTTGCACTTCTACCTTCTGAGTACAAGAATTGCATCTCTGAACTTTCCTCTCCTAAGTCACAAGGAAACAGTCTGGTGGTTTCTCATTCTGACTTGAGATGTGGAGAAAGACCTTTGACCAACCATTCTGTTCTCATCTGTGAAAAAGATGTTGATGTAGACATAATTTCTAAATCTTCAACTGTTTCTGAAGATGGatgtattaatttttcttccaagaagGAAAAGAGTAATACGTCTAAGATATCACCCACAGTACTTGATGCTTCGTCTGACAGCCAAGGCAAAATGTCTTGTCCTGCCACTAACTCTGAAAATGGCCAGATTGCTAGGTGGTCTACTGCTTCTGAACAGGacaactttatttttccagctgctgagtTTAGCAGGGTAATCCCTGAGGACAGAATGTCTGAGGTGTCAGGAGTCCGGAGAGCTTCATGCCCAAATGATTCTCTGGAACCTGAGCTTACTCCAGCTATGCTTGatagctctgctgctggagtAGATGTGGTGGGTATTTGCATGCACAGGCCCTCATCACCTAATCTGGGATCCAGAGAAGCCTCCAACCTTTCCCTTTCTGCCTTGGAAACAGTGGGCATTGCTCAGGGGAACAGTTACTCCTCCAGTCATATAGCTGGTGATGGGGTAGAGGAGGTCTCCACACAGCAGGCTGACAGCAGTGTCTTGGCAGAGGCAATGACGTCACCCATCCATCCTTGGAAATCTTTGGGAATATCATCTGAGTCAGCCTGTACTGACAGCATGTGCAGAAATGCTGTGAGACAGGTGAATCTTGGTAACTGCACTTCTGCTATCTCAGAAGCCCCTTTTATGACAGGTAATCAAACATCTGCTGCACCTGCAGAGTCAAATGAGTTCTGTTCTGAGGAATTACGGGAAGATAGCAATATGAAAGGACAAGAATGCTCTAAATTCCAAGATACTGCTGTTCTGCTTAAAAAAGCTGAGGAAATAGTGGACTCAGTTTTACAGTTGGCTATAGAAGAAATAATGACAAAACCAGCCATTGTTGTCTGCCAGCTTTGTGGGAGCAAGGATGGTTTAATAAGTACAGATATTCCAAATTATCAGAAAGCTGGAACTGTACAGCTGGAAGCAGAAGAAATCCAGTCAGCTGTGCAgtcattaaaacattttaatgagaGCAGTGGAGGAGgctcatcttcatttacaggAAATGAAACAGTGGATACGAATAATCAAGATGAAAAGATAGTATCTTACATCCCTGATAAAATTGACCTACATAGTGCACTAGcactaaaagcaaaagaaataattgatgAAGTCATTAACTCAGCTAAACAAAAGCTGGCATCCAATCAGTGGCAAGGCAGTGAGAGTAAAAGGCCTTCTCAAAAGTTTGAGCTTAAACCCAAGACTGAAACCCCAAAGATTTTAAACCTGGATATCAAGTTACCTGCCAAAACGCATGAACCAAGAGAGAAAGTGGAAACTCGGAGCATAGGTGCAAATTTTGAAAAGGCGGGTGGCTTGGGTCTTCCCTTGCTTCCAAATAGTATGGAAAACAGCATAGATTGGCCCCAAAGGGGTGAAAAGATGCCAAATAATACATTTACATGTCAAACAAATGGATTTCTGACCACTGGTAGTTCAGTAAGGCCAGAATTGGATTTTATGACACCAGATGAAGAGAGAGACAATAGAAAGGTGTGTGAACATCTTGCTGCAGCAGAGGTATGTAGCAAAGCTGGATTATCGGTAACTAGTAGAAAATTTGATGGATCTTTATGTTTAATACACAGAGATGCTACTGTGACTGAAGAAATGATTCAGTCATTGCAGTTAAAAGATTTGTGCAATAATACAAATATGTCAGAGTGCACATTGCTGCCAAGTATAAATGTTAATTTGTCATCTTTTATGCCCAATGAAGAACAAATCAGCATCCAGACTGAATCCAAAGTCAAAAGCAGTTCTCAGGGTTCTCTGGAAACCAGTGCAAAGGACAGTCCTTGTGAACACTGTGGAAGAGAGGCTGCAGAAGTGCCTGCACAAGTAAAAGTAATCTTAGAGGATTCAGAAGTAATGGAGAGTAAAGAGGAACTAGCAGAAGGGACGAGTGAGATGGCAGAGACTAATACTGGATTGAATGCACAGTTTGCTGTGCCTGAATTGTCTGTTATTAGTGATGACGGCGAAGGGAAGAGCTGCTTCAACACAGTGTTTGCCCAAAATAATGAGAATCCAAAGCAGGTACAAAGGAAGGATCAAGACATGAAGAGAAATTATCGACTTGAAGAAAATGGTTTGGACTGTAGTGATGACATGAAGGAATCGACAGATCTTTTGGCCTTTTCTCCAGTAACTGAACAGTGGGAAAACAGTTCTTTTGCTATAATTTATGAAGGTGCTCTTCAGACTGAGAACAAATCTGTCTCAACTGATGATATGCAAACTGGTTTGCTTTCTTCTTGTGTTCTACCTTCAGATAATGTAGATGATCTAATGTGTGAAAGAGCAAAGAATAAACATGTGCCGGCCTGTCTTTATGGGAAGGATAACAAGTTGACTGAAGCAACAGATAGCCGTAGCTCAGAGTCATTTCTAAGCGTGGAGGCCAAGCGCTGTAGAGTATATCCTTTGTCTTTGTCTCCGATATATGAAGATGACAGCTCCCAAGAAGATTTACTTTCTACAGATGTGTCACCGGAAGGCCATCCTAGTGGAATATCTAAAGATAACACTGACCACGCTTCTGTGCTATCCCTCCTCCAGTCGGTTTCTGAGCGCTTACTGTTTACTTCTCGGTTCAGtaaagaggatgaggaggagggagtggaagaccaggaggaggaagaatcaTCATATGAAGAACACATGCTTGATATTGAGCAAGAAGATGATTGTCTTTCCAGTCAGTGGAGAGGGGATTTAAAAACAACCATGCAATCAAACAACCAAACTTTGTTTCCTGAACAACCacttctttcagaaaagcaacCTGACTCTAATCATCAATCAGAACTGTTTCCAGATGCAGCTTCTCCCAGTCAAACACCTTGCAAGCCAGTTTCACAGA
This genomic window from Phaenicophaeus curvirostris isolate KB17595 chromosome 1, BPBGC_Pcur_1.0, whole genome shotgun sequence contains:
- the CRYBG3 gene encoding very large A-kinase anchor protein, which translates into the protein MSGGSSRRRGGSPWHSTFSRLFSRSSPGEGAAGPGSSENKGSEAINLKSSQKESTTLPAHLKVCQNEEKNHSTEELSKSEIQEELKKANSLPSLTRGIKTADKDKQPREGFFHFLGSLFNITTKSSLVESKPPTVQNEPNGHENDLQNANTLPEDLQPKRPKIEDTICSTARTKEDSVNKDDAILNNIGKDISQDLEGDRKGPAGAQKQMQRKPEGPAVTYATYRGSARIRQLLKSQSEMAVKGEERTENRNALMVKENGEIQTTLSPKSGCLKENGENEDKDHKDGLIVDSSAFKMETTKSGKAHHCLSSSKGKITAKATILSTESSHEIDLKHTLALAATKFKRTCSLDSFLSSSSRNGEILTNSASQITSSLKVSSANGLVGKEVELLGEAEAMFQADKNAISNFDKDKHCSIAPRKESTKVTQDDCLHSPKSHNKAANEELQVSKGDYCCNHQMQCHLELTSDVQMLHSITTIFQEQADQHTGSANKDSDPRKMVAAVEIEQNPQNFLATALLPSDEQTLPLLSMESTGEKCITAGTLTASMSSIKNYEDTVMGSWSCDEELSKLGKPMHIQNDDQLVLVENCKDTVTPQAGLPCLETEGMETMKVISQVAVGNLANVSSCIHGCESVKSNLNELTAPISVTSESSFETGGCCLVSLHPSCKTEKSIGGRELSLKDARDTVSCPDLECEKSKSFEPVELSLSESSVPVHNCGSVSLETVQDISAKALVILAEDNTAKPAVHPLISIGRTDDHTPPASKINKAGMTEVALLPSEYKNCISELSSPKSQGNSLVVSHSDLRCGERPLTNHSVLICEKDVDVDIISKSSTVSEDGCINFSSKKEKSNTSKISPTVLDASSDSQGKMSCPATNSENGQIARWSTASEQDNFIFPAAEFSRVIPEDRMSEVSGVRRASCPNDSLEPELTPAMLDSSAAGVDVVGICMHRPSSPNLGSREASNLSLSALETVGIAQGNSYSSSHIAGDGVEEVSTQQADSSVLAEAMTSPIHPWKSLGISSESACTDSMCRNAVRQVNLGNCTSAISEAPFMTGNQTSAAPAESNEFCSEELREDSNMKGQECSKFQDTAVLLKKAEEIVDSVLQLAIEEIMTKPAIVVCQLCGSKDGLISTDIPNYQKAGTVQLEAEEIQSAVQSLKHFNESSGGGSSSFTGNETVDTNNQDEKIVSYIPDKIDLHSALALKAKEIIDEVINSAKQKLASNQWQGSESKRPSQKFELKPKTETPKILNLDIKLPAKTHEPREKVETRSIGANFEKAGGLGLPLLPNSMENSIDWPQRGEKMPNNTFTCQTNGFLTTGSSVRPELDFMTPDEERDNRKVCEHLAAAEVCSKAGLSVTSRKFDGSLCLIHRDATVTEEMIQSLQLKDLCNNTNMSECTLLPSINVNLSSFMPNEEQISIQTESKVKSSSQGSLETSAKDSPCEHCGREAAEVPAQVKVILEDSEVMESKEELAEGTSEMAETNTGLNAQFAVPELSVISDDGEGKSCFNTVFAQNNENPKQVQRKDQDMKRNYRLEENGLDCSDDMKESTDLLAFSPVTEQWENSSFAIIYEGALQTENKSVSTDDMQTGLLSSCVLPSDNVDDLMCERAKNKHVPACLYGKDNKLTEATDSRSSESFLSVEAKRCRVYPLSLSPIYEDDSSQEDLLSTDVSPEGHPSGISKDNTDHASVLSLLQSVSERLLFTSRFSKEDEEEGVEDQEEEESSYEEHMLDIEQEDDCLSSQWRGDLKTTMQSNNQTLFPEQPLLSEKQPDSNHQSELFPDAASPSQTPCKPVSQKADAAVKLPPPSAYYQYLKSASSCSFEKGTRFGSILQDVLQPKMHWSQDNTMLKLGELSANLIDRASLKYNPRPGKIIIYDIYGDKSKQEVHSDVVDTMSWIFPSGALLRIIRGCWIFYEKTKFRGRKYVLEEGETVLDHLWDLPGVKHCRRNLTVGSIKHVTKDCGIPEVEFCPAAGGTEGLPICIQAAVANLEELDVEKNPYICVKSGVWLAYSDINYKGEMKVLEVCNSPSEIPSADVKSLRPLKMGGLKVQMPMNVKIIIYEKTHFGGWSKEFSENVSSVPAVFGSEEEFQEIGSIRVIGGVWVAYDKERYKGHQYLLEEGNYEDRHLWGGTDSILSFRFLQADFIESSVALFQSDDEDGKALDIINEEIPDLELAGFGPETKSILVRSGVWVAYQQKYFCGEQYVLEKGKYKCFFDWGGSSKTIMSIRPIKLEPLGTNEPPHWLKAFSNAHFQGTCIDFTAEVSDFTSFIPCSFKVLRGCWLLCYQGEITDNHCVLEEGLYVDLSSCGCPTATIKSLKPIQYVFAEPSISLFAVECCKGRELHFSEPVNSVLNEDLHFYTQSVWVRSGLWIAYEGCNFLGRQILLEPSEISNWSEHSGWKAIGSLRPVKQPAVYLRVKNRAQGKYLTVAGSLADIRATSVCVSPYNGKNTQIWHYCRGLFKSKANDACLDVIGGRDTPGAKVALWAEHRKDRQKWRLNEDGTISSYLSDQLVLDIKGGNYYDKNHIIMNQPIDDKLSQKWDIEIL